Genomic window (Phycisphaerae bacterium):
GTGCTTGGTCGGAGCATCCCCGACGTCGTTGGCCAGCTTGATGGCGTCGTTATAGGCTTTCCAGGCCCCGATTTCGGCCTCCAGGTCGTTTGCGAATTGCTTGGGAACATCCGAGCCGATCTGCATCTTCTTGAGCTTGTCGACCTGCGGCGTACCCTCCAGGAAGAGGATGCGACCAATCAGCTTCTCAGCGTGCTTCATCTCGACGATAGCTCGGGCCTCAATGCTCTTATGCAGGGCCTCATAACCCCAGCCATCGCACATCTCCGAATGAACCATGTATTGGCTGATCGCCGTCAGTTCGTCGGCCAGCAGGTCATTCAACACCGCGATCAGTTTATCGTTGCCCTTCATCGCATACCTCCATGCCCAAGCGGGCTCTTAAGTTCTTCCGGAAATCCGAGGCCACAATCAGGTGGCACTATACGAAGGACGGCCGGAGGCGTCAAACCGCCGGAAAAATCACGCTGGCGGGCAGCAAAGCGCTAGGCCGACGTGAGGCCAAAAGCCCTTTCCGAGACCCCGAAAGCCGACCGGCCGGAAGCTGATCCCGCCACAGGTTTCGGGGTAGGCCGTAAGTTCTTGACCATACGCGAGGTAAACGATAGATTAGGGGTGGTCGCTGTCGTCGAGCATGCAGGTCTGGCACCATGGCAAGATACCGTCCCGCGTCGACATGGCGATGCATCCATGAACCGAGACGGTGGCTGTGCCGACGGGCCTGTGGGTTGCCACTGTGGGGGCGAACACAATAGGAGCCTATCCAAGAACCCTGAAAGCCGAGCGGCCGCAAGCCGGTCCCCCACAGGTTCTGAGATAGGTTCTGAGTTGGAGAGGTGGCTGAGTGGCTGAAGGCACCGGTTTGCTAAACCGGCATACGGCCGTTAAGGCTGTATCGCGGGTTCGAATCCCGCCCTCTCCGTTCCTTCGTCACTGTCGCCTGTCAAGCGCACGCGGCAACTTACCCCCCCATGAAACAAGGCAAGTATCTGTAACTGCGGTGGTTGGCTGCCGTTCTGCAGTCCAAATGTAGCCATGGGGGCGGTTCACCCCTCCCACAAAACGCTATAAATGATTGTCGCTAAAGTAGTTGTCTGCTGTTCTGCATTTCAAATGTAGCCATGTACATTTTTGCTCTTATTCTTGATATCGGCTGTACTTAATGATATATTTTCGGTTATTTGGGCCATGTACGGAGGCAGCTCATGCACCTCGAGATCTTTGTGGATCGGCGGCGTAAACATCCCTACGTGTACGGTCTGTTTCCGGAGACCTTTCGCGAGAACGGCAAAATGTGCCACCGCACGCGAGGGCGAGTGACGGGCCTGTCGCTGGAGCAGTTGGAGGCCATGCGGGACTTTGTCCGCCAAGGTTGTCCCAAGAGCGAAGAACCGAGGTCTCCATCGAGACCACCCCCGACGACCAAGAAAAGCAGATCCGCGATCTCCTCGCCTCTGAGAACGCGAGTCCCCAACCCTGTGCCCACACCCGTGAAATCCAAAACCGAACTCAGGAAAATGGCCACCAAAGACTCGCATCAATCAATAGGGGAGATCGCGCCTTGACTGCGGTACTCTTTCAGATTGAGGTTCTGAAAAAACCGCCCAGCCTGTCACCCTTGCAAAGCTGCCCCGACCGGCATATAGTGGTGCATCGGAAACAGAAGAAAGGGTAAGGGAATTGTTAGGTTTGGCGGCCGGCCAAGGCCGTCAAATGGCTGGAACAGTTGGTTCCTGGTTTTGGCATTCGGTCTGTGGTAGGCGGCGATGGCGATAACGGCTGAGCGCAAAAGGCAAGTGGTAACTGAGTATCGGCAGCACGAGAGGGACTCCGGGTCACCCGAGGTCCAAGTGGCGCTGCTTACCGAACGAATCTCGGAGCTGACCGAGCATCTGAAAACACACAAGAACGACCACTCCTCTCGACGCGGCCTGCTCAAGCTCGTGAGCCGGCGCTCGGGTCTGCTCAAGTACCTGACCAATCGAGATCGCGAACGTTACCAGAAGATCATCAACCGCTTGGGCCTGCGCAAGTAGTATCCCGCGACTCCCAGCCCGAATCGGGTTCCCCCCGGTCAGCCCATAACAACCCTCCCCATCTTCCGGCAGCGGCAGTACAGCGTCAGGTGGACCGCCAGTCCCCCTTTGGAGGGTCCAACCCTCAGGGTGACCGGCTTCCGGATAGCGCGTATCGGTGTCAGTTCAAGAAAGGCAAAGAGTAGGTGCTGGGATAATGGCGATTGTGAAGGTGGAATGCGAAGTTGGCGGAAGAAAGCTGTCTTTTGAGACAGGTAAGCTGGCCAAGCAGGCGGACGGAGCGGTTGTCGCTTCCTACGGCGAATGTGTCGTGCTGGGCACCTCAGTGGTGGGCGAACCTCGCGACGAGGGCGACTTCTTTCCTCTCACGGTGGATTACCGCGAGAAGGCCTATGCTGCCGGGAAGTTCCCTGGCGGCTTCTTCAAACGAGAGGGTCGTCCGAGCAACAAGGAGATTCTCACCATGCGGATGATCGACCGGCCGATCCGTCCGCTCTTCCCCGAGCAATTCGTCAACGAAGTGCAGATTCAGACGCTGGTGTTGGCCGCCGACCCAACACTCGACCCGGACATCACGGCGATCAACGCCGCTTCGGCCGCCATGGCCATCGGTTCAACCCCTTTCGAGGGGCCGGTCGGGGCGGTTCGGGTAGGCTACATTGACGGCCAGATCGTCATCAACCCGACTTATGACCAAGTCGAGGCCTCCGAACTCGACATGGTTCTCGCCGGCCACAAGGACGGCATCAATATGATCGAGGTCGGTGCCAGGGAAGTCAGCGAACAAATCGTCCTGGAGGCCATTGCCCAGGGATTCGAGGCCATCCAGACGATCTGCAAAACCATCGCCGAGCTCCGACAAGCTGCAGGAAAGCCTTGCAGTTGGCAACCTCCTGAACCGAACCACGAACTGTCCCGCCTCGTGCGCGAAAAAGCTTACGACCAGATGTGGCAGCGGCGGCAGATTCCCGGCAAACTCGAACGTCAGAATGCCATCAAAGAACTCTACGACCAGATCCTGAACGAGCTCTCGCCGGAAGACGTCGACACCCCCCCCTATGTCCGCAGCGAAGTCATGCACTGTCTCCAGAAGATTGAGGAAGAGGTTGTCTGTAAACAGATCCTGGAGACAAACCGTCGGTCAGACGGGCGTTCACCAACGGACATCAGACCTGTCTCCGGCGAAGTGGGCTTCCTCCCCAGAACCCATGGGTCAGCACTGTTCACCCGGGGTGAAACGCAGGCCATCGTCGTAACAACGCTGGGAACCGCCCGGGATGAGCAGATCATCGACGGCCTCGTCGAGGAATACAGCAAGAAGTTCATGCTTCATTACAACTTCCCGCCCTTCTGCGTGGGCGAGACCAGACGGATCATGGGTCCAGGACGACGCGAGATCGGTCATGGGGCCTTAGCGGAGCGATCGCTGGAAGCGGTCCTGCCTGCGGTGGACACTTTCCCCTATACCATCCGACTCAGCAGCGAAATCATGGAATCCAACGGTTCGAGTTCGATGGCTTCGGTTTGCGGCGGAACGTTGGCACTCATGGACGCGGGCGTTCCCATCAGCCAGCCTGTGGCTGGGATTTCAATCGGGAGCGTCCACGACGACAGCCGGCGGGTCCTACTAACCGACATACTTGGCGAGGAAGACCACTTCGGCGACATGGATTTCAAGGTCGCAGGCACCGGACGCGGCATTACAGGCATACAGCTAGACCTAAAGGAAAGGTTCATCTCTCAGGACACCATTGCCCAGGTGCTCGAGCGGGCCCGTGACGCACGTAAGTTCATTCTCCGTGAGATGCTAAAGATAATCGATCGCCCCAGACCCAAGATCAGTGACTATGCTCCTCGTATCCTGACGATAACCATCAATCCGGAGAAGATCGGCGCCGTCATCGG
Coding sequences:
- the pnp gene encoding polyribonucleotide nucleotidyltransferase, which codes for MAIVKVECEVGGRKLSFETGKLAKQADGAVVASYGECVVLGTSVVGEPRDEGDFFPLTVDYREKAYAAGKFPGGFFKREGRPSNKEILTMRMIDRPIRPLFPEQFVNEVQIQTLVLAADPTLDPDITAINAASAAMAIGSTPFEGPVGAVRVGYIDGQIVINPTYDQVEASELDMVLAGHKDGINMIEVGAREVSEQIVLEAIAQGFEAIQTICKTIAELRQAAGKPCSWQPPEPNHELSRLVREKAYDQMWQRRQIPGKLERQNAIKELYDQILNELSPEDVDTPPYVRSEVMHCLQKIEEEVVCKQILETNRRSDGRSPTDIRPVSGEVGFLPRTHGSALFTRGETQAIVVTTLGTARDEQIIDGLVEEYSKKFMLHYNFPPFCVGETRRIMGPGRREIGHGALAERSLEAVLPAVDTFPYTIRLSSEIMESNGSSSMASVCGGTLALMDAGVPISQPVAGISIGSVHDDSRRVLLTDILGEEDHFGDMDFKVAGTGRGITGIQLDLKERFISQDTIAQVLERARDARKFILREMLKIIDRPRPKISDYAPRILTITINPEKIGAVIGPGGKGIRSIEAETGATIDIEDDGKVTISCLNMAGAIQARDMIEQISEGVKVGKIYTGRVTGIKDFGAFIEIAPGQDGLCHISELSDGYVKSVTDVCKVGDVLKVKVILIDDQGRVKLSRKAVLREETAEAKK
- the rpsO gene encoding 30S ribosomal protein S15, producing the protein MAITAERKRQVVTEYRQHERDSGSPEVQVALLTERISELTEHLKTHKNDHSSRRGLLKLVSRRSGLLKYLTNRDRERYQKIINRLGLRK
- the bfr gene encoding bacterioferritin; protein product: MKGNDKLIAVLNDLLADELTAISQYMVHSEMCDGWGYEALHKSIEARAIVEMKHAEKLIGRILFLEGTPQVDKLKKMQIGSDVPKQFANDLEAEIGAWKAYNDAIKLANDVGDAPTKHLLEEIVRDEDAHIDDLEEKQDQIKQMGLQLFLANQVEA